A genomic window from bacterium includes:
- a CDS encoding DUF5661 family protein produces MADINHFSAEEAKKIGEALGIDWSEFDVEQFQMGMDVELEHGTRSPKTNVTDDEPMMTGKIALAHLNEFADYYTRLAAMEKEADGYWKK; encoded by the coding sequence ATGGCGGACATAAATCATTTTTCAGCCGAAGAGGCGAAAAAAATCGGCGAGGCGCTGGGCATTGATTGGTCGGAATTTGACGTGGAGCAGTTCCAGATGGGGATGGATGTGGAGCTGGAGCACGGCACCCGTAGCCCGAAAACCAATGTTACCGATGACGAACCGATGATGACCGGAAAAATCGCTTTGGCGCATCTGAATGAATTCGCGGATTATTACACGAGATTGGCGGCGATGGAGAAAGAGGCCGATGGATATTGGAAGAAATAA
- a CDS encoding metalloregulator ArsR/SmtB family transcription factor, whose amino-acid sequence MCKLEKILKVLANRRRLAILKYLKENKEAPVAEIAQEIDLSFKATSKHLGILLAVDILEKEQRSLQMFYRLSGDQDSAVKYIVSLL is encoded by the coding sequence ATGTGCAAATTGGAGAAAATCTTGAAAGTTTTAGCTAACCGGCGGCGTCTGGCGATATTGAAGTACTTAAAAGAAAACAAAGAGGCGCCGGTGGCAGAAATTGCTCAGGAAATTGATTTGTCATTTAAAGCTACCTCGAAACATCTTGGTATTTTGTTGGCAGTAGATATTCTTGAAAAAGAACAACGAAGTTTGCAAATGTTTTATCGTTTATCCGGCGATCAAGATTCGGCAGTAAAATACATTGTTTCTCTTCTCTAA
- a CDS encoding nucleoside triphosphate pyrophosphohydrolase family protein — translation MTFEEYQKKSRETAIYPDKDKNFIYPTLGLVGEAGEIAEKIKKVLRDKNGVIDEETRKEISKELGDVLWYFSQLATELNLSLEEIASLNIEKLQSRKDRGALHGSGDNR, via the coding sequence ATGACATTCGAGGAATATCAAAAAAAATCAAGAGAAACGGCGATTTATCCCGACAAGGATAAAAATTTCATTTATCCGACTTTAGGATTGGTGGGCGAAGCAGGAGAAATCGCGGAGAAAATCAAAAAAGTCCTGCGGGACAAAAATGGCGTTATTGACGAGGAAACCAGAAAGGAAATTTCCAAAGAATTGGGAGATGTTTTATGGTATTTTTCCCAGCTGGCCACGGAGTTGAATCTTTCTTTGGAAGAAATCGCTTCCTTAAACATTGAAAAACTCCAATCTCGCAAAGACCGCGGCGCTCTCCACGGCAGTGGCGACAATAGATAA
- a CDS encoding putative DNA binding domain-containing protein → MDQEQFEKLIKNLVSLPNETETVEFKENKFNEDDIGKRISALSNSANLHDKKNAFLIFGIQDNTHNIVGTNFSPSNEKIGNDQLEFWLSRKINPRVDFRIYEFKYETKKIVIFEIPPAINQPIKFNNIAYIRVGSTTPKLIDYPDKERKIWNNINRKSFEKGIAKENVNVSEVLNLLDYAKYFSLTKQELPSETHQFIEKMIQHGLVKKVFDNCYDITNLGAILFAKNLKDFPTVKRKSVRVVPYKGNTRVNRLKEQEGLSGYAISFENLLDYVNDKLPYNEEISKSLRKEVKMYPEVAIREFVANALIHQDLSISGAGPMIEIFDNRIEITNTGEPLIDTDRFIDHPPRSRNEDMASFMRQIGVCEEGGTGIDRALISIALYQLPAPNFEKYENFTKVTLYAHKSLRDMTLDDKVRACFQHCILKYVENSRMTNATLRERLGIGEKNYPAASAIIKATIEKRLIKKSEKPKEYVPIWA, encoded by the coding sequence ATGGACCAAGAACAGTTCGAAAAATTAATAAAAAATTTAGTTTCCCTTCCAAACGAAACGGAAACTGTTGAATTTAAGGAAAATAAATTTAATGAAGATGATATTGGAAAAAGAATATCAGCTCTTTCGAACTCGGCAAATTTGCATGATAAAAAGAACGCTTTTCTGATTTTTGGAATTCAAGACAATACACACAATATTGTCGGAACTAACTTTTCACCAAGCAATGAAAAAATCGGAAACGATCAATTAGAATTTTGGTTGTCTAGAAAAATAAATCCACGGGTTGATTTTAGAATCTATGAATTTAAATATGAGACCAAAAAAATTGTCATTTTTGAAATTCCACCAGCGATTAACCAACCGATAAAATTTAATAATATCGCGTATATTCGCGTTGGCTCTACTACCCCTAAACTAATTGACTATCCCGATAAAGAGCGGAAAATTTGGAATAATATTAATAGAAAAAGTTTTGAGAAGGGCATAGCTAAAGAGAATGTTAATGTGTCGGAAGTGTTAAATTTATTAGATTATGCAAAATATTTTTCTCTTACAAAACAAGAACTTCCAAGCGAAACCCATCAATTTATAGAAAAAATGATTCAACACGGTTTAGTAAAGAAGGTTTTTGACAATTGTTATGACATTACAAATCTTGGTGCCATATTATTTGCAAAAAATTTAAAAGATTTTCCAACCGTAAAAAGAAAATCTGTACGAGTTGTGCCTTATAAAGGCAATACGAGAGTAAATCGATTAAAAGAACAAGAGGGCTTGTCTGGATATGCAATATCTTTTGAGAATTTGCTTGATTATGTGAATGATAAGCTTCCCTATAACGAAGAAATATCTAAATCATTAAGGAAAGAAGTAAAAATGTATCCAGAGGTCGCCATTCGAGAATTTGTCGCCAACGCACTTATTCATCAAGATCTTTCAATATCTGGAGCCGGGCCAATGATAGAGATATTTGATAATAGAATTGAAATAACAAACACAGGAGAACCGCTTATTGATACTGATAGATTTATTGACCATCCACCTCGCTCTCGTAATGAAGATATGGCCTCGTTTATGAGACAAATTGGCGTTTGTGAAGAAGGAGGAACTGGTATTGATAGAGCACTGATTAGTATTGCTCTTTATCAACTGCCAGCTCCAAATTTTGAAAAATATGAAAATTTTACAAAGGTAACCCTATATGCCCATAAAAGCTTAAGGGATATGACATTAGACGATAAGGTGCGTGCGTGCTTTCAACACTGCATTTTGAAATATGTAGAAAATTCCAGAATGACAAATGCAACATTAAGAGAGCGACTTGGAATCGGAGAAAAGAATTACCCTGCTGCTTCGGCGATTATCAAGGCCACAATAGAAAAAAGGCTTATAAAAAAATCCGAAAAGCCAAAAGAATATGTTCCAATTTGGGCATAG
- a CDS encoding DUF5652 family protein, with the protein MEQFIIQHQWIGWLIILWTLPWKGIALWKSARDSQRWWFVAVLLVNTFAILEILYIFVFSKKKGNKVS; encoded by the coding sequence ATGGAACAATTTATCATTCAACATCAATGGATCGGCTGGCTGATTATCTTATGGACTCTGCCGTGGAAAGGAATCGCTCTTTGGAAATCGGCTCGGGATAGTCAGAGATGGTGGTTTGTCGCTGTTCTGCTTGTCAATACTTTTGCAATTTTGGAAATTCTTTATATTTTTGTTTTTTCCAAAAAGAAAGGGAATAAAGTTTCATAG
- a CDS encoding endonuclease, translated as MATIDNKIFGLYQKLRKKYGHPKGQWVLWCKRPKTNKEREEVIIGAILTQRANWRNAELAMANLKKAKISSLKNIYQLGLKNKNKLALLIRPSGFYRQKAGYLFGLAKFILKKHGGLKALKKADLNKLREELLKLKGIGPETCDSILLYGLDKPVFVIDEYTRRFAKKNRLTANYDYYFLQKLFEKDLRKDFRLYQDFHALIVIDGKNNK; from the coding sequence GTGGCGACAATAGATAATAAAATTTTTGGGCTATATCAAAAACTTCGGAAAAAATACGGCCACCCAAAAGGCCAGTGGGTTTTGTGGTGCAAAAGGCCGAAAACAAACAAGGAAAGAGAAGAGGTTATTATCGGAGCGATTTTAACCCAGCGGGCCAACTGGAGAAACGCGGAATTAGCCATGGCTAATTTAAAAAAGGCAAAGATAAGTTCTTTAAAAAATATTTATCAGCTGGGGTTAAAAAACAAAAATAAATTAGCCCTGCTTATAAGGCCATCGGGTTTTTACCGGCAGAAAGCCGGTTATCTTTTCGGTTTGGCGAAGTTTATTCTGAAAAAACACGGCGGTTTGAAAGCGCTGAAAAAAGCAGATTTAAATAAATTAAGGGAAGAATTGTTAAAATTAAAGGGCATCGGCCCGGAAACCTGCGACAGCATTCTGCTTTACGGCTTGGATAAGCCGGTTTTTGTCATTGACGAATATACCAGGCGGTTTGCCAAGAAAAACCGGCTGACGGCCAATTACGACTATTATTTTCTCCAGAAATTATTTGAGAAAGATCTCAGAAAGGATTTCCGTTTATATCAGGATTTTCACGCTTTAATCGTGATTGACGGCAAGAATAACAAATAA
- a CDS encoding Clp protease ClpP yields MAIDFKNPIWIAGQIDNKDFYINFTKRFSELMSQTKEGDQITVFINSGGGETHTALGIFDLLSGCKRNVIGVVSGIAYSGASLVLQACKKRIITQNSTLMLHKSAIQIGGSVDNAQEALNTFKNLDHKYYEIYANRSGEKVEKIADMAHGDKYFNAKEALDAGLIDEII; encoded by the coding sequence ATGGCAATAGATTTTAAAAACCCTATTTGGATTGCAGGACAAATTGATAATAAAGATTTCTATATCAATTTTACAAAGCGTTTTTCTGAATTAATGTCTCAGACTAAGGAAGGAGATCAAATTACAGTTTTTATTAATTCGGGTGGAGGAGAAACTCATACCGCTTTAGGTATTTTTGATTTACTGAGTGGTTGTAAGCGTAACGTGATTGGTGTCGTTTCGGGGATTGCTTATTCTGGAGCATCGTTAGTTCTGCAGGCATGTAAAAAGAGAATAATAACCCAAAACAGCACTTTAATGCTTCATAAAAGCGCTATTCAGATTGGTGGTTCTGTAGATAATGCGCAGGAGGCCCTGAATACATTTAAAAATTTAGACCACAAATATTATGAAATTTATGCGAATAGAAGCGGAGAAAAAGTGGAAAAAATTGCAGATATGGCTCATGGAGATAAATACTTTAATGCCAAAGAGGCGCTAGATGCCGGTTTAATTGATGAAATAATTTGA
- a CDS encoding NYN domain-containing protein produces the protein MKQKENNYAFIDSNNLNLGIEALGWKLDWRKFRVYLKEKYNVSTAYLFIGYIPTNQDLYSSLQKAGYVLILKPTIPDKDGNTKGNIDADLVLQAMIDYDNYDKAVIVSSDGDFYSLVKYLYENNKLQIAMSSYNKTCSSLLKKSAKGKIVFMDNLRGKLEYKSIK, from the coding sequence ATGAAACAAAAAGAAAATAATTACGCTTTTATAGATAGTAATAATTTAAATTTAGGAATCGAAGCTTTGGGATGGAAACTTGATTGGAGAAAATTCAGGGTCTATTTAAAAGAAAAATATAATGTTTCTACGGCATATCTATTTATTGGATATATTCCCACAAACCAAGATTTATATTCTTCGCTTCAAAAAGCCGGTTATGTATTGATTTTAAAACCAACTATTCCGGATAAAGACGGCAACACTAAAGGCAATATAGACGCCGACTTGGTATTGCAGGCGATGATAGATTACGATAATTACGATAAAGCGGTGATTGTCTCAAGCGATGGCGATTTTTATTCTTTAGTAAAATATCTTTATGAAAATAACAAACTTCAAATTGCGATGAGTTCTTATAACAAAACTTGTTCCAGTTTGCTTAAAAAATCAGCCAAAGGGAAAATCGTATTTATGGATAATTTGCGGGGGAAGCTGGAATATAAGAGCATAAAATGA
- a CDS encoding winged helix-turn-helix domain-containing protein, protein MNTFKQSAIEILKKAGTPLHHTEITRLALESGILETEGATPEATMNAQITVDIKNKGKGSDFIKTAPGTFALNPNKKEIKETPKIIEAEKEEEEKIVIAGGFTGKGGEHLVCSELLFRGFNASIMSVDVGMDIVAVKDNQLFGIQVKTSNLNSFDTYVFDIRKVSFERHSNGNIYYIFVLHGKKKNNFLILPFHEVEKKVHEKAILEVGHGKRYRVNIKFRDDRVYLGNMDHEMGYFLDNWNLIK, encoded by the coding sequence ATGAACACTTTCAAACAATCAGCCATTGAAATATTAAAAAAGGCAGGAACGCCCTTGCATCACACCGAAATCACTAGGTTAGCTTTGGAATCCGGCATTTTGGAAACCGAAGGGGCAACGCCGGAAGCGACGATGAATGCGCAAATCACGGTTGATATTAAAAACAAAGGCAAAGGCTCGGATTTTATCAAAACCGCGCCCGGAACTTTTGCGCTCAATCCAAACAAAAAAGAAATCAAAGAAACGCCAAAGATTATTGAAGCGGAAAAAGAGGAGGAAGAAAAAATTGTTATCGCTGGAGGATTTACCGGCAAAGGTGGCGAGCATTTGGTTTGTAGCGAATTACTTTTTCGTGGTTTCAATGCCAGCATAATGAGCGTAGATGTTGGAATGGACATTGTGGCGGTCAAAGATAATCAATTGTTTGGTATTCAGGTCAAAACTTCAAATCTTAATAGTTTTGACACTTATGTTTTTGATATTCGCAAAGTATCATTTGAACGCCACAGCAACGGTAATATCTATTATATTTTTGTCTTGCATGGTAAGAAGAAAAATAATTTTTTGATTTTGCCATTTCATGAAGTTGAAAAGAAAGTCCACGAAAAAGCAATTCTGGAAGTTGGCCACGGTAAACGCTATCGTGTAAATATCAAATTTAGAGACGACAGGGTGTATCTCGGAAATATGGATCATGAAATGGGTTATTTCCTCGATAATTGGAATCTGATTAAATAA
- a CDS encoding GIY-YIG nuclease family protein, whose amino-acid sequence MWYTYIIQSDKSKRWYTGCTADLRKRFKEHNEGLVFSTKGRGPFVLVYYEACLNKDDAFARERYLKSGMGKRYLRNRLKRFLSLTGWTT is encoded by the coding sequence ATGTGGTATACATATATCATACAGAGTGATAAGAGTAAGCGTTGGTATACTGGTTGTACTGCTGATTTGCGGAAGCGCTTTAAAGAACACAATGAAGGTTTAGTATTTTCCACAAAAGGTCGTGGTCCTTTTGTCTTAGTTTACTATGAAGCATGTCTTAATAAAGACGATGCTTTTGCTCGAGAAAGGTATCTAAAATCAGGTATGGGCAAAAGATATTTAAGGAATCGTTTAAAGCGCTTCCTTTCTCTAACGGGATGGACTACATAA
- a CDS encoding DUF4325 domain-containing protein codes for MLDKQKILEKGAQEGRITTRDIAEEFGVSRQYANGLIRELVKEGKLLKIGSTRSAFYISSEFARKHPSAMPTRYRRKLINKALKEHAVLDDIEKTFSPLSKLSENVKSIFDYAFSEMLNNAIEHSQSNNIFVEVALENNDLSFIVEDFGIGVFRSIMQKRKLKSELEAIQDLLKGKTTTMPKSHSGEGIFFTSKVSDFFLLDSFGHQFIEDNKIPDIFVKTIKQIKKGTRVVFRIATKSERHLNDVFKKYTNLAADSDYGFDKTEIRVRLYTVGGVHISRSQARRVLSGLEKFKIIVLDFDRVPVIGQAFADEIYRVFKNKHPDIEIQETNMNEGVKFMIERAKTEAKKFTNGNRGN; via the coding sequence ATGCTGGATAAACAAAAAATACTTGAAAAAGGGGCCCAAGAGGGCCGGATAACTACTCGCGACATTGCCGAAGAATTTGGAGTTTCCAGACAATACGCTAATGGTTTAATCAGAGAGTTGGTAAAAGAAGGCAAGTTGCTTAAGATTGGCTCAACCAGAAGCGCTTTTTACATTTCTTCGGAATTTGCGAGAAAGCATCCGAGCGCGATGCCAACTCGTTACCGCAGGAAGCTCATAAATAAAGCGTTGAAAGAACACGCAGTGTTGGATGATATAGAAAAAACTTTTTCGCCTCTTAGCAAACTTTCAGAAAACGTAAAAAGCATTTTTGATTACGCGTTTTCGGAAATGCTTAACAACGCGATAGAGCACTCGCAGTCAAATAATATTTTCGTGGAAGTCGCTTTGGAAAATAATGACCTCTCGTTTATCGTTGAGGATTTTGGCATCGGAGTTTTTCGCAGTATTATGCAAAAGAGAAAACTCAAATCAGAGCTTGAAGCCATTCAGGACCTCTTGAAAGGGAAAACAACCACTATGCCGAAATCTCATTCCGGTGAAGGAATTTTTTTCACTTCAAAAGTCAGCGATTTTTTTCTCCTTGATAGTTTCGGGCACCAATTTATTGAGGATAATAAAATTCCCGATATTTTCGTCAAAACAATTAAGCAAATTAAAAAGGGAACGCGTGTTGTTTTTAGAATCGCGACAAAATCCGAGCGGCATTTGAATGATGTATTCAAAAAATATACCAACCTCGCCGCCGATAGCGATTATGGGTTTGATAAGACGGAAATCCGCGTTCGTTTGTACACCGTAGGCGGAGTGCACATCTCCAGGTCGCAAGCTCGCCGAGTACTTTCGGGGCTTGAGAAATTCAAGATTATTGTGTTGGATTTTGACCGGGTGCCGGTTATCGGACAGGCCTTTGCCGATGAGATATACCGCGTTTTCAAAAATAAGCATCCCGATATTGAAATTCAGGAAACAAATATGAATGAAGGAGTGAAGTTTATGATTGAGCGCGCAAAAACCGAAGCTAAAAAATTCACTAATGGGAATAGGGGTAACTAA